In the genome of Vicia villosa cultivar HV-30 ecotype Madison, WI linkage group LG7, Vvil1.0, whole genome shotgun sequence, one region contains:
- the LOC131618587 gene encoding endoglucanase 8-like has protein sequence MRGNIITILAKLSLLVTMIMSTIMVKSVALDYGDALTKSILFFECQRSGYLPPSQRMTWRKNSALKDGSDIGVRMDGGYYDAGDNVKFHFPMAFTTTMLAWSVIEFGDLMGPDLQHALDAIRWGTDYFLKATKDPNVVIAQIGDPNKDHICWERPEDMDTSRKTYVVTTSKPGSEVSAEIAAALAASSIALRKNDGRYSEALLLRAKRVFDFANNHRGSYNDSIGDGACPFYCDFNGYMDELVWGAAWLYMASNDQFYWNFVKSNIQSLGSFSEFGWDSKHAGINVLISERVMNDPSNQNSFISNANNLMCSLLPNSPTKAVTYSKGGLLFKPGSSNMQHVTSYSFLLIVYARYMQVNQKIVNCGNFVVKPADLVNLAKTQVDYVLGKNPLGMSYMVGYGQKFPQKLHHRASTMPSIDVYPEHIECHDGDKYFELQSPDINQLTGAIVGGPAEDDSFQDSRYNVPQSEPATYINAPFVGVLAYFKQRNSKY, from the exons ATGAGAGGAAACATAATAACAATATTGGCAAAATTGTCATTGTTAGTAACAATGATAATGTCTACTATAATGGTAAAATCAGTTGCACTTGACTATGGTGATGCATTAACCAAAagcattttattttttgaatgccAAAGGTCAGGATATTTGCCACCATCTCAACGTATGACATGGAGAAAAAACTCTGCACTCAAGGATGGATCTGATATTGGT gTGCGTATGGACGGTGGATACTATGATGCCGGTGACAATGTAAAGTTTCATTTTCCTATGGCATTTACAACAACCATGCTAGCTTGGAGTGTTATAGAATTTGGAGATCTCATGGGTCCAGATTTGCAACATGCATTGGACGCAATCCGGTGGGGAACTGATTATTTCCTAAAAGCAACAAAGGATCCAAATGTCGTTATAGCACAAATCGGAGATCCAAATAAAGATCACATTTGTTGGGAACGACCAGAAGACATGGACACTTCTAGAAAAACATATGTTGTCACTACTAGTAAGCCTGGCTCGGAGGTTTCGGCCGAGATTGCGGCAGCTCTTGCAGCATCATCCATTGCATTACGCAAAAATGATGGCAGATACTCTGAAGCTCTTCTTCTCAGGGCTAAACGG GTGTTTGACTTTGCAAATAATCATCGTGGAAGTTATAATGATTCCATAGGTGATGGAGCATGCCCTTTCTACTGTGATTTCAATGGTTACATG GATGAGCTGGTTTGGGGTGCTGCATGGTTGTATATGGCTTCTAATGATCAATTTTATTGGAACTTTGTAAAATCAAATATACAATCCTTAGGATCCTTCAGTGAATTTGGATGGGATTCAAAGCATGCTGGCATTAATGTACTTATTTCTGAG CGCGTGATGAACGATCCGTCAAACCAAAATTCTTTCATTTCAAATGCAAACAATCTTATGTGCTCATTGTTGCCTAATTCACCGACCAAAGCGGTTACATATTCTAAAG GTGGACTTCTATTCAAACCTGGATCAAGTAATATGCAGCATGTAACAtcatattcatttttattaattgtttatgCACGTTACATGCAAGTTAACCAAAAAATAGTCAATTGTGGTAATTTTGTTGTCAAACCAGCTGATCTCGTTAATCTTGCAAAAACTCAG GTGGACTATGTACTTGGAAAGAATCCTTTAGGAATGTCATACATGGTAGGATATGGACAAAAATTTCCTCAAAAATTACACCATAGAGCTTCAACAATGCCATCAATAGATGTATATCCTGAACATATAGAGTGTCATGATGGAGACAAGTATTTTGAATTACAATCACCCGATATCAATCAACTAACTGGTGCAATTGTTGGAGGACCAGCAGAGGATGATTCTTTTCAAGATTCACGTTATAATGTTCCTCAATCAGAGCCAGCTACATATATCAATGCTCCTTTTGTTGGAGTTTTGGCTTACTTCAAACAACGTAATTCAAAATATTAG